GACGGCGAGTGGTTCGTCAAGTGGTCGACATCGGTGTCGGCCGGCGACGAGGCCACCCTGGAGTACGACGCGGGCGCCGACGCGGAGTTCGACATCTCCGTCGACGGCCTCGAAGAGGAGCGGGTCACTATCGACGCATAACAATGAGCGCAGACACAGACACAGACGCGGACGCGAGAGAACAGCTGATCGACCTGGCCGAGGAGTTCTACGAGCAGTTCGAGGGCGGCGACGTGCCCACGATGCGGATCCCCACTCGGACCAAGTCCAACATCGAGTACGACGAGGACAAGAACGTCTGGGTGTACGGGGACCGGGAGAGCACCCGCACCGCCAAGACCATCTCCGGCGCGGAGAAGCTGCTGAAGGCCACCTACACCATCGACTTCCTGGCCCGCCAGCTCGACCAGGACCGCTCGTCGACCCTGCGTGAACTGTACTACCTCAGCGAGTCGTGGGACGTCGACGAGGCGCAGTTCAACTCCCAGGACGAGTCGAACAACCTCATCGAGGACCTGGAGATCGTCTCGGAGGTCAAACGCGAGGACTTCCACATGCGCCCGGAGGAGTCCGGCGCGAAGGTGATGGGACCGCTCCTCCTCCGCGAGCAGACCAACCGCGGGGATCGGGAGATCCACTGCCAGGACGACGTGGGCCAGGGCGGCTACCAGATCCCCAACAACCCCGACACCATCGAGTTCCTCGACAACGACGCCGAGTTCGTCCTCTGCGTCGAGACCGGCGGCATGCGCGACCGCCTCGTCGAGAACGGCTTCGACGACGAACACGACGCCCTCGTCGTCCACCTCGGCGGTCAGCCCGCCCGGGCGACCCGGCGGCTGACCAAGCGGCTCCACGACGAACTCGACCTGCCGGTCACGGTCTTCACCGACGGCGACCCGTGGTCCTACCGCATCTTCGGGTCGGTCTCCTACGGCTCGATCAAGAGCGCGCACCTCTCGGAGTACCTCGCGACGCCGGAGGCGCAGTTCATCGGCGTCCAGCCCGAGGACATCGTCGAGTACGACCTCCCGACCGATCCCCTGAGCGACTCGGACGTGAACGCCCTGGAGAGCGAGCTGGAGGACCCGCGGTTCCAGACCGACTACTGGACCGAACAGATCGAACTCCAGCTGGAGATCGGCAAGAAGTCCGAACAGCAGAGCCTTGCGTCGTACGGTCTGGACTTCGTGACCGATACCTACCTGCCCGAGCGATTGGACGAGATGGGCGTGCTGTGACGACGACGAGGGCCACCGGCGGCCCTCGACGACGTTCGGTTCGGGTTGCGGGTTGATCACCGGTATCCGCGCCGAGCGGAGCGAGGCGCGGTTCACTGAACCCGAACGAAGTGAGGGTTCAGCCTTTTTCACCCATGTTTTTCGAGGAGCCCTCCCGCAGCGAGCGCAGCGAGCGAGGAAGGGCGACGATGAAAAAGATGGCTGTACTGAACACACCCAGGTACGGGCGTGTCGGGAGTTCCGTGTCGGCTCAGAACTTCGCGGCTCGGAGGGCGGTCTCGATGTGGTCGTAGGGGTCGTCGGAGACGCTGGGGCCGTGGCCGGTGTGCATCTCGGCGAGTTCTGGCGAGACGGTGTCGCGGAGGTACTCGATGCTGTCGATCAGGACCTCGCGGTCGCCCTCGGGGAGGTCCGTCCGGCCGAAACTCCCGTTGGCGAACACCAGGTCGCCGGCCAACAGGATCTCGGCGCTGGCGGCGTAGAGACAGAGATGGTCGTCCTTGTGGCCGGGGGTGTGCAGCGCCTCGTAGCTGTGGTCGCCCAGCTGGACGGCGTCGCCGTCGGCGATAGCGCGGTCGACCAGTTCGTGGTCGGGGTCGAATCCCCACACGTCGCAGTCGAAGGCGTCGACGAGCGCGGCGGTGTTGCCGACGTGGTCGGGGTGGGTGTGCGTGAGGACGACGGCGTCGAGGGCGGCGTCGCGGTCGCGGATCTCGCCGGGGGCGTCGAACTCGCTGCCGGCGTCGACGAGGACGGTGCGCTCGCCGGTGACGAGGAAGGCGTTGCTGGTGAAGACCTGCTGGCCACGGGCGACGTTTTCGATCACGGCCGTCGATAGTCGCGCCGGGGCGGTGAGGATATCGGTTCGCGACCGGTCGAAGCGGGTGGGGGTCCGTGTCGCGACCGCCGCGGTCGGCCCGGTCGAACGGGCGGTCCCGCGGCGTCGACGAGACGGACGAAACCCCGTCGCTTCCTGCTATCACGCGACCGACTCGGACCCACAGGGCTATGTGTGATGAACGATAACGACGCCGTAGAGAGCTGATGACAGGATCGCAAACGCCAGTCGTACTCATCGTCGAGGACGAGCCGGACGTCGCCGAGACGTACAACCTCTGGCTCGCCGACGACTACGAGGTCCGGATGGCCGGGAGCGGCGACGAGGGGCTGGCCGAACTCGACGACGAGGTCGACGTGGTCCTCCTCGACCGGATGATGCCCGGTCTCTCCGGCGACGAGGTGTTAGCGCGGATCCGCGAGCGTGGGTTGGACTGCCGGGTGGCGATGGTGACGGCGGTCGAACCGGACTTCGACATCCTCGAGATGGGGTTCGACGCGTACCTCTGCAAGCCGATTCGGAGCCAGCAGCTCCACGACACCGTCGAGAACCTGCTGGAGCGGTCGACCTACGACGACATGCTACAGGAGTACTACTCGCTGGTCGAGAAACAGGCGACGCTCGAAGCGACCAAGAGCAGCGCCGAACTCGCCGACAACGAGGAGTACCTCGACCTCCGCGAACGGGTCGACGATCTGAAGGAGGGCCTGTCGGACACGCTGGGTGGTATCGACGACGACGAGGACTTCATCGCTACGCTTCGAGGACTCAGCGATGTCGAGGAGTAGTGATTCCGAGACGATGTACGACCTGACCGACGTGCTCGACTTCGAGGCGCTGGAGGACGTTCGACCGGGGTCGAACATCCTCGTCTCCGGCCCCGCGATGAGCGGCAAGGAGGACCTGGCGCTGTCGGTGCTGGCCGACGGCGCCGGGCGCGACCAGGGGTCGCTCGTCGTCACGACCGGCGACCGCGCCGAGAACGTCCTCGAGGACTTCCTCGACCGCGCGCCCGACGCCGACGAGTCGAGGGTCAGCGTCGTCGACTGTCGCGGCGACGGCAGCCGCCGCGGCGAGGCCACCGCCTCCGGCAGCTACGTCTACCACGTCTCCTCGCCCGGCGACCTGACCGGCATCGGGATCGGGATCACCGAGTGCCTGGAGTACCTCCACAACAACGGCGCCGAGAACGGCCGCTTCGCGCTCACCTCGCTGTCGACGATGCTCACCTACACGGACCGAAAGACCGTCTTCAAGTTCTGCCACGTCCTCTCCTCGCGGTTCGACTCCGCCGGCTACCTCGGCCTGTTCACCATCGACTCCTCGGCCCACGACGACCAGACGCTGCAGGTCATCAAGCAGGCCTTCGACGGCATGATCGAGATCCGTGAGGAAGGCGGCCGCCGCGAGGCCCGCGTCCTCGGCCTCGCCGGCCAGCCGACCGACTGGCGAGAGTTCTGACCCCTTCCGGTCCGCCGGTTCTCAGCCGCACCGCTACCGCTCGAAGTCCGTCGTTCGCCCGTCTCTCGTGAACTCGCGCGACGAGGGGGAGCCTTCGTACTTCGGTCGGGGCTCGACCGAAACGACACCGATCAATCGATCGGATAGATCGTGTACGAATAATCGATATTAGGTCCCTCCGATCCCATTGTGGACAAGACTTATGCCCGAAAACGGAAAATGTGCAAGTGCAACGGTCGGAGTGAGAGAGCGTCCGACCGAGCACGTTCGAACCACCGGGGGACGACCCCGAACCAACGAGTATCGCGCGCAAACTAGCCACTGCCAGCCACTGCAGCCACCGACACCACTGGCCCACCACCGTGGTGCTGTCATCGGAGCGGCTACTCTGCCCCGAGTAGCGTTTTTCGACATCGCGACGGGGCGGCGGTCACCGCCGCCGTTCTCCCGTCGAGCGAACCGCCACCCGCCAGCGATGGCCGGGCTTTAATCCGACGAGTCGCGTAGTCGTCGAGCATGGGAACGAGCGACCGGCCGGAGTCCGACCCAGCGGGCGACCCGCGGGCGGACTACGACTACGCGGCCGACGCGGTGGCGCGACCGGGACTGGTCGCGGACCTCGACGAGCGGGTCTCGGGCGAGGTGCGGTTCGACGACTACTCGCGACAGCTGTACGCGACCGACGCGAGCATCTACGAGGTGACGCCCGTCGGCGTCGTCTACCCGGAGTCGACCGCCGACGTGGCGAGCGTCGTCTCCTACTGCGCCGAGCGGTCGATCCCGGTGCTCCCTCGGGGCGGCGGCACCTCCCTCGCGGGTCAGACCGTCAACGAGGCGGTCGTCCTCGATTTCACCCGCCACACGGACGCCGTCCTCTCGGTCGACCCCGAGGCGCGACGCGCCCGCGCCGAACCGGGCGCCATCCTCGGCGAGCTGAACGCCGAGCTGGCCGCACACGACCTGAAGTTCGCTCCCGACCCGGCGTGGGGCGACAAGTCCGCGCTCGGCGGTGCCATCGGGAACAACTCGACGGGCGCCCACTCGCTGCAGTACGGCAAGACCGACGCCTACGTCGAGGAGTGCGAAGTCGTCCTCGCCGACGGGACCGTCACCCGATTCGGCGAGGTGACGCTGGACGAACTGCGCGAGCGAGCCGACGCCGAGGGGGACCTGGAAGCCCGGATCTACGCCGAACTCGCCCGGGTCGTCGACGAGGAGATCGACGCCGTCGAGGCGGCCTTTCCCGAGCTCAAGCGCAACGTCTCCGGCTACAACCTCGACGCGTTCGTCGCCGAGGCCCGCGCGGCGCTGGACGCCGAGGGTGAGGACGGCGAACCGGGGACCGTCAACGTCGCCCGCCTGCTCGCGGGGAGCGAGGGCACCCTGGCCATCGTCACCGAGGCGACCGTCTCGCTGGAGCCGATCCCCGAGACGAAGGGGCTGGCGTTGCTCACCTACGAGAGTCTGTTCGACGCGCTGGAGGACGTCCGACCGATCCTCGAACACGACCCCGCCGCCGTCGAGGTGCTGGACGACGTGTTGCTGGACCTGGCCGAGGAGACCGAGGAGTTCGGCGACCTCGTCGACTCGGTGCTCCCCGAGGGGACGGGCTCGGTGCTGCTCGTGGAGTTCTACGCCGAGAGCGACCACGAGGGGCGCCAGCGGGTCGCCGACCTGATCGCCGACCGGGTGGGCGGCGACGGGGGCGCGAACGTCGTCGGCGCGTCGACGACCGAAGCCGATCCGGCCGAGGGCGCCGCCGAGGCGACCGACGCGCCGATCCGGGCGTCCGCGGCCCGCGAGGCCCACGGTGAGGCCGAGCGCGCCCGCTTCTGGAAGCTCCGCAAGAGCGGCCTGCCCATCCTCCTCTCGCGGACGACCGACGCGAAACACGGGAGTTTCATCGAGGACACGGCCGTCCCGCCGGAGAATCTGCCGGAGTTCGTCGCCGACTTCCAGGCGGTCCTCGACGACCACGACACCTACGCGAGCTTCTACGCCCACGCGGGACCGGGCTGTCTGCACATCCGCCCGCTGATCGACACCAAGACCGTCGACGGCGTGGCCGCCATGGAGTCCATCGCCGACGCGGTGACCGACCTCGTCGTCGAGTACGGCGGGAGCGTCTCGGGCGAGCACGGCGACGGCCGCGCGCGCACCCAGTGGAGCCGGAAACTGTACGGCGAGGACGTGTGGAACCTGTTCCGCGACATCAAGGCCTCCTTCGACCCCGACTGGCTGCTCAATCCGGGCCAGGTCGTCGGCGTCGACGGGGCGGCCGTCGAGGCGGGCGAGGCGCCCGACCGCGCTCGCACGGTCGACATGACCGAGGACCTCCGGTTCGACCCCGACTACACCTTCGACGCGGGGTTCGAGCCGGACCTGAACTGGGACAACGACAACGGCATGGCCGGGATGGTCGAGCTCTGTCACGGCTGCGGCGGCTGTCGCGGCGGTCAGGACACCACCGGCGGCGTGATGTGCCCGACCTACCGCGCCGCCGACGAGGAGGTCACCGCCACGCGGGGCCGGGCGAACATGCTCCGTCAGGCGATGAGCGGCGACCTCCCCGAGGACCCGACCGACGACGAGTTCGTCAGCGAGGTGATGGACCTCTGTATCGGCTGCAAGGGCTGCGCGAAGGACTGCCCGAGCGAGGTCGACATGGCGAAGCTCAAAGCCGAGGTCGAACACGCCCACCACGAGGAACACGGGACCAGCCTCCGCGAGCGCGTCTTCGCCAACGTCGACCGGCTGAGCGCGCTGGGCAGCGCCACCGCTCCCGTCTCGAACTGGCTGCAGAAACTCCCCGGGAGCGGTCTCGTCACCGAGCGCGTCCTCGGCATCGCGCGCGAGCGGACGCTCCCGACGTTCGAACGGGAGTCGTTCGTCGACTGGTTCGCCGGCCGGGACGCGGGCGTTCCCGAGAGCGAGGCCGAGCGGACGGCGCTCGTCTTCCCCGACACCTACACCAACTACAGCCACCCCGAAGCGGGGAAGGCGGCCGTCCGCGTCCTCGAAGCGGCGGGCGTCCACGTGGACGTGCCCGACGACGTGGCCGCCAGCGGCCGCGCGGCCCACTCGAAGGGCTTTCTCGACACCGCCCGCGAGCGCGCTGAGCGCAACGTCGACGAACTCGCGCCCCGCGTCGCCGACGGCTGGGATCTCGTCGTCGTCGAGCCCTCGGACGCGGTGATGTTCCAGCACGACTACCTCGACCTGCTCTCGGGCGCGGCAGCCGAGACGGTCGCGGCCAACGCCTACGGCGTCTGCGAGTATCTCGACCGGTTCCGCCTCGACGGGGACATCGACTTCGACGCTCCCGCCGAGTCGCTCACCTACCACGGCCACTGCCACCAGAAGGCCACCAAGAAGGACCACCACGCCGTCGGCGTCCTCCGCCGGGCCGGCTACGAGGTCGACGCGCTCGACTCGGGCTGTTGCGGCATGGCCGGCAGCTTCGGCTACGAGGCCGAACACTACTCGATGAGCAAGGCGATCGGGTCGATCCTCTACGACCAGGTGGCGGACAGCGACGGCGACCAGGTCGTCGCGCCCGGCGCCTCCTGCCGGTCGCAACTGGACGACCGCGACGGCGAGGAATCGCCGCCTCACCCCGTCGAGCGGCTGTCCGACGCGCTCGCCACCGGCCCGTGACGCGTGATACCGCCCCTCGTACCCGTCCGCCAGACTTTAATAGGGTCATCGCCTGTGGCTAGGTGCAATGGCGACCGGTACGGTTGACTTCTTCAACGACACTGGCGGTTACGGTTTCATCGACACTGACGACGCCGACGAGGACGTGTTCTTCCACATGGAGGACATCGGCGGTCCCGACCTGGAGGAAGGTCAGGAAGTCGAGTTCGACATCGTTCAGGCAGACAAAGGCCCGCGCGCCGAGAACCTGGAGCGACTCTAACCATGGCGAAAGGTAAGGTCGACTTCTTCAACGACACCGGCGGCTACGGCTTCATCGACACCGACGACGCGGACGAAGACGTCTTCTTCCACATGGAAGACATCGGCGGTCCGGATCTGGAAGAGGGGCAGGAAGTCGAGTTCGACATCGAGCAGGCCGACAAAGGCCCGCGCGCGACGAACCTCGAGCGCCTGTAACCGCGGATTCTGCCGCATTCGCGGCACGTCCGTCTCATCGGCGAGCGACTGCGCCGCTGGCGACGGGCGCGCGTCGGCGAACCCGCTGTCGGCCCGGCGCGCACCGCTCACCGTCCGAATATCTTCGGCGAGCGGCCGCGCTCGACCCGGTTCCCTCGGGCCGATACCGTGGGACACAAGAGCCAGCGCGTCGGAGTCCCGAGCAATGAGCGACGCAGACGCGGTCGACACCGACCTCTACCAGCGCGCCCAGGCACTCCTCGAACCCGGCGAGATCGAGCTCGTCGGCGTCATCGTCCACACCGATCTGTCGGGCGACCAGGAGCCGACGCTCCACGAGGCCACCCTGGAGATCGGCAACCACATCGCCGAGTCCGCCGGCATCGAGCCGACCGACACATACGTCTACTCCGGCAACGACGACGGCGAGTTCGGCGTCAACCAGCACCAGGGGCTGACGCTGGACGGCGACGAGTTCATCTGGGAGTGCCAGCAACTGCTCCGCGAGGGCACCTTCGACGTGGTGTTCTACTACGAGGCCGACATCGACCAAGAGGGGCTGGTCGAGGCGCTCCGCGAGGCGGGCTACGACGCCGTCGGGGTCGAGCCGGACTCCTGACCGGCGGATCCGGGCTCGGACGCGGGGGCCGCGACGGTCAGTCGTCGACCATCCGGCTGCCGCCCGGCGGGAGGAACTCCTGGATGCGGTCGGCGCTGGCGACCTTCCGGACGAACGAGTCGTCGACGAAGCGGCCCTTGAACTCCCGGTAGAGCCGCATCGCGATGTCGTTCTGGGCGAACTGTCCCGGCTCGACCTCGATTGTCGTCTCGGTCTTCGGCTCGATGGCCGCCGGCGGCCCGCCGATCACTCGCGTCTCGGGTTCGCAGGTGATCCCGACGGCGACGCCAACCTCCGTGGACTCGTAGTAGGTGCGGTCGCCGCGGATGGCGAACCCGCCCTTCTCCAGGAACTCGCCGCTCTCTGGCGTCTTCGACACCTGGTCGGAGCCGACCTCGTACACGTCGCCGGCGAACTTGCCGTCCTTCCAGATCGACGAGTACGAGACCGCGAACTGCGCGGCCTCGCGCTTGCTCGACTCGGGGATCTCTGCGTCGCCGTCGTACGACTCGCTCGGGCCGGTCGCCTTGAGGATCGTCGCCGGACCGCCGTGGGCCTGCGCGTGGAAAAAGCGGTCGCCGCGGTCGAGGTACTTCTTGACGAGGTCCTCGTTGTCGTCGGCGTCGCGGCCGCCGATGACGAGGAAGCCGTCGCTGGTGTGGAACCAGCGGTAGTCCTCGAACCAGTGCTCGGACTGGCGGACCGGGATCGACGGCTCTGCGAGCCAGTCCACGTCCTCGTCGTCGCCGTCCGATTCGCTATCGCTGCCGCCGCCTCCGCTCCCGCCCGCGTCACCGGCGTCGGCGGCCTCCCACTCTTCTTTCCGTTGCTCGACCGCTTCCAGCTCCGCCCGGGTCTGCGCGATCGCCTCCTCGGCGCCCTCCTTCTTGCCCTCGATGCGCTTGGCCTCCCGGTAGAGCCGGTCGGCGTTCTTCTCGACGCCCTCGCCCGCGTCGAGCGTGACCCGCTCGCCGTCGATCTCGATGGTCACGGTCCCCTCGCTGCCGTCGAGCGAGACGACCGCCTCCGCGGCGGGGATGCCCTGGTCGGCTCCCTCCGCGAAGCGTTCCTCGATGTCGTCCCACGAGCGGTCCTCGGCGCGCGCACCCTGGATCGTCGAGACGATGTCGTCGACCAGATCGTAGTTGGCGTACAGCGCCTCGGCGTTCGCCCGCTCGCGCTCGGCCTGGACCTCGAAGTCCTCGATGGCTCCCTGTTGCTGTTCGATGATCCGCTCGTGTTTGGCGA
The window above is part of the Halosimplex rubrum genome. Proteins encoded here:
- a CDS encoding cold-shock protein, with the protein product MAKGKVDFFNDTGGYGFIDTDDADEDVFFHMEDIGGPDLEEGQEVEFDIEQADKGPRATNLERL
- a CDS encoding RAD55 family ATPase yields the protein MSRSSDSETMYDLTDVLDFEALEDVRPGSNILVSGPAMSGKEDLALSVLADGAGRDQGSLVVTTGDRAENVLEDFLDRAPDADESRVSVVDCRGDGSRRGEATASGSYVYHVSSPGDLTGIGIGITECLEYLHNNGAENGRFALTSLSTMLTYTDRKTVFKFCHVLSSRFDSAGYLGLFTIDSSAHDDQTLQVIKQAFDGMIEIREEGGRREARVLGLAGQPTDWREF
- the rqcH gene encoding ribosome rescue protein RqcH, producing the protein MDRKRELTSVDLAALAGELSVYEGAGVGKVYLYPDRDLLRFRMRHYDLGRTELLVEVGEDKRVNVTDPDHVPEAPERPPNFAMMLRNRMQGAELLDVSQYGFDRILELTFERDDETTTIVAELFGDGNVAILDGTGEVIDCLETVRLKSRTVAPGAQYEFPSARFNPLGVDSDAFEARMRDSDSDLVRTLATQLNFGGLYGEELCTLAGVDYNVPIEEATDDQLQALYDAVRRLDDRLADSDLDPRVYYELDDPGAEDPTDDDGEIEGQRVDVTPIPLAEYDERYGEPFDSFNEALDDYFTFASDEDDDSGADGTGGDRGRPDFESEIAKHERIIEQQQGAIEDFEVQAERERANAEALYANYDLVDDIVSTIQGARAEDRSWDDIEERFAEGADQGIPAAEAVVSLDGSEGTVTIEIDGERVTLDAGEGVEKNADRLYREAKRIEGKKEGAEEAIAQTRAELEAVEQRKEEWEAADAGDAGGSGGGGSDSESDGDDEDVDWLAEPSIPVRQSEHWFEDYRWFHTSDGFLVIGGRDADDNEDLVKKYLDRGDRFFHAQAHGGPATILKATGPSESYDGDAEIPESSKREAAQFAVSYSSIWKDGKFAGDVYEVGSDQVSKTPESGEFLEKGGFAIRGDRTYYESTEVGVAVGITCEPETRVIGGPPAAIEPKTETTIEVEPGQFAQNDIAMRLYREFKGRFVDDSFVRKVASADRIQEFLPPGGSRMVDD
- a CDS encoding HalX domain-containing protein, translated to MTGSQTPVVLIVEDEPDVAETYNLWLADDYEVRMAGSGDEGLAELDDEVDVVLLDRMMPGLSGDEVLARIRERGLDCRVAMVTAVEPDFDILEMGFDAYLCKPIRSQQLHDTVENLLERSTYDDMLQEYYSLVEKQATLEATKSSAELADNEEYLDLRERVDDLKEGLSDTLGGIDDDEDFIATLRGLSDVEE
- a CDS encoding DNA topoisomerase IV subunit A; this translates as MSADTDTDADAREQLIDLAEEFYEQFEGGDVPTMRIPTRTKSNIEYDEDKNVWVYGDRESTRTAKTISGAEKLLKATYTIDFLARQLDQDRSSTLRELYYLSESWDVDEAQFNSQDESNNLIEDLEIVSEVKREDFHMRPEESGAKVMGPLLLREQTNRGDREIHCQDDVGQGGYQIPNNPDTIEFLDNDAEFVLCVETGGMRDRLVENGFDDEHDALVVHLGGQPARATRRLTKRLHDELDLPVTVFTDGDPWSYRIFGSVSYGSIKSAHLSEYLATPEAQFIGVQPEDIVEYDLPTDPLSDSDVNALESELEDPRFQTDYWTEQIELQLEIGKKSEQQSLASYGLDFVTDTYLPERLDEMGVL
- a CDS encoding cold-shock protein, whose amino-acid sequence is MATGTVDFFNDTGGYGFIDTDDADEDVFFHMEDIGGPDLEEGQEVEFDIVQADKGPRAENLERL
- a CDS encoding MBL fold metallo-hydrolase, with amino-acid sequence MIENVARGQQVFTSNAFLVTGERTVLVDAGSEFDAPGEIRDRDAALDAVVLTHTHPDHVGNTAALVDAFDCDVWGFDPDHELVDRAIADGDAVQLGDHSYEALHTPGHKDDHLCLYAASAEILLAGDLVFANGSFGRTDLPEGDREVLIDSIEYLRDTVSPELAEMHTGHGPSVSDDPYDHIETALRAAKF
- a CDS encoding DUF5778 family protein, which gives rise to MSDADAVDTDLYQRAQALLEPGEIELVGVIVHTDLSGDQEPTLHEATLEIGNHIAESAGIEPTDTYVYSGNDDGEFGVNQHQGLTLDGDEFIWECQQLLREGTFDVVFYYEADIDQEGLVEALREAGYDAVGVEPDS
- a CDS encoding FAD-binding and (Fe-S)-binding domain-containing protein, with the translated sequence MGTSDRPESDPAGDPRADYDYAADAVARPGLVADLDERVSGEVRFDDYSRQLYATDASIYEVTPVGVVYPESTADVASVVSYCAERSIPVLPRGGGTSLAGQTVNEAVVLDFTRHTDAVLSVDPEARRARAEPGAILGELNAELAAHDLKFAPDPAWGDKSALGGAIGNNSTGAHSLQYGKTDAYVEECEVVLADGTVTRFGEVTLDELRERADAEGDLEARIYAELARVVDEEIDAVEAAFPELKRNVSGYNLDAFVAEARAALDAEGEDGEPGTVNVARLLAGSEGTLAIVTEATVSLEPIPETKGLALLTYESLFDALEDVRPILEHDPAAVEVLDDVLLDLAEETEEFGDLVDSVLPEGTGSVLLVEFYAESDHEGRQRVADLIADRVGGDGGANVVGASTTEADPAEGAAEATDAPIRASAAREAHGEAERARFWKLRKSGLPILLSRTTDAKHGSFIEDTAVPPENLPEFVADFQAVLDDHDTYASFYAHAGPGCLHIRPLIDTKTVDGVAAMESIADAVTDLVVEYGGSVSGEHGDGRARTQWSRKLYGEDVWNLFRDIKASFDPDWLLNPGQVVGVDGAAVEAGEAPDRARTVDMTEDLRFDPDYTFDAGFEPDLNWDNDNGMAGMVELCHGCGGCRGGQDTTGGVMCPTYRAADEEVTATRGRANMLRQAMSGDLPEDPTDDEFVSEVMDLCIGCKGCAKDCPSEVDMAKLKAEVEHAHHEEHGTSLRERVFANVDRLSALGSATAPVSNWLQKLPGSGLVTERVLGIARERTLPTFERESFVDWFAGRDAGVPESEAERTALVFPDTYTNYSHPEAGKAAVRVLEAAGVHVDVPDDVAASGRAAHSKGFLDTARERAERNVDELAPRVADGWDLVVVEPSDAVMFQHDYLDLLSGAAAETVAANAYGVCEYLDRFRLDGDIDFDAPAESLTYHGHCHQKATKKDHHAVGVLRRAGYEVDALDSGCCGMAGSFGYEAEHYSMSKAIGSILYDQVADSDGDQVVAPGASCRSQLDDRDGEESPPHPVERLSDALATGP